In one window of Mobiluncus massiliensis DNA:
- a CDS encoding ABC transporter ATP-binding protein, which translates to MKKMSVADLIKPARTSMFVSALLTACGAILGIMPYISLHQMALIWLHSVTRDGLTGNIWFWAASAFISLFIGQSLYVAGLGVTHLSEAKLRHKMRQQVVDALANLPLGQVNAYSRGQIRKMVCDDTAAVHTMVAHLPGDATNAVMSLVAGFGYLLWVDWRLCLVLFGLWIAVISLIYVLNMRGYGDLTARFGEAQTGLANATVEMLEGIKEIKNFQAVDATKTKFNEAREKFSSISYSWVSQSGKAVSSIGALLRPAVIFVTVALLTVVFVKNGWMQIADTLPFFLIAPGVPDGLATLISLLQHLYEARLAAQSTVKLLSLEPMKFGSQTTGDASDVGRVEMRDVTFSYEPDTPAVKEVSFTAQPGTVTALVGPSGGGKSTLAKLIARFYEADSGTVLVNGVDVRDASNTLLLGSVAIMLQEVALAHDSVFNNIALAKPDASLSEVEAAAKAACIHERIMQLPNGYDTILGDEGGFLSGGEKQRVALARAYLQDASILILDEATAQADPRSEQQIHEALAKLTTGKTVIVIAHRLATIRNADQILVIEDGRIVERGCHDELMEKDGRYATMWRTQMVR; encoded by the coding sequence ATGAAAAAAATGTCTGTTGCAGACTTAATTAAACCCGCAAGAACATCGATGTTTGTCTCCGCTCTGCTCACCGCATGTGGGGCAATACTAGGCATAATGCCGTACATCTCGCTGCACCAAATGGCTCTAATTTGGCTACACAGTGTTACTAGAGACGGTCTGACCGGAAACATCTGGTTCTGGGCTGCAAGTGCCTTCATCTCACTTTTTATCGGACAGTCTCTCTACGTAGCAGGTCTGGGCGTTACGCACCTCTCCGAGGCAAAACTTCGCCACAAGATGCGTCAACAAGTTGTCGACGCATTAGCCAATTTGCCCCTGGGTCAGGTAAACGCCTACTCGCGCGGGCAAATCAGAAAGATGGTTTGTGACGATACTGCGGCCGTACACACCATGGTGGCGCACCTACCCGGGGATGCCACGAATGCGGTTATGTCTCTGGTCGCGGGGTTCGGCTACCTGCTGTGGGTGGATTGGCGATTGTGCCTGGTGCTGTTTGGTCTCTGGATTGCCGTAATTTCGTTAATTTACGTACTCAATATGCGCGGGTACGGCGACTTAACCGCGCGTTTTGGGGAGGCGCAAACCGGTCTGGCTAATGCCACCGTGGAAATGCTGGAAGGCATCAAAGAGATTAAAAACTTTCAAGCCGTAGACGCCACAAAAACTAAGTTCAATGAGGCCAGAGAAAAATTTTCCAGCATCTCGTACAGCTGGGTTTCACAATCAGGTAAAGCCGTTTCTAGTATCGGTGCGCTGCTTCGTCCCGCAGTGATTTTTGTGACTGTGGCACTGTTGACAGTTGTTTTCGTAAAGAACGGTTGGATGCAGATTGCCGATACTCTGCCATTCTTTTTGATTGCACCGGGTGTTCCCGATGGCTTAGCCACGCTAATCAGTCTGTTACAGCATCTCTACGAAGCGAGACTCGCTGCGCAGAGTACTGTCAAATTACTTTCTCTGGAACCAATGAAATTCGGTAGCCAAACTACGGGTGATGCCTCTGACGTGGGCAGAGTGGAGATGCGCGACGTCACTTTCTCGTATGAACCAGACACGCCAGCTGTCAAAGAGGTTTCCTTTACCGCCCAGCCGGGCACGGTCACTGCCCTGGTCGGTCCCTCAGGTGGCGGCAAGTCAACGTTGGCAAAACTGATTGCCCGGTTCTATGAAGCGGACAGCGGGACAGTTTTGGTCAATGGGGTTGACGTGCGCGATGCCAGTAATACTTTGTTGCTCGGTTCCGTGGCAATAATGCTGCAAGAGGTGGCGCTCGCTCATGACAGCGTATTTAATAACATTGCGCTAGCCAAACCTGACGCCAGTCTCTCGGAAGTAGAAGCAGCCGCGAAAGCCGCCTGTATTCACGAGCGCATCATGCAGCTACCAAATGGCTATGACACGATTTTGGGTGACGAGGGTGGGTTCCTCTCCGGTGGGGAAAAACAGCGTGTGGCACTGGCTCGGGCATATCTGCAGGATGCTTCGATTCTGATTCTTGACGAGGCGACAGCCCAAGCTGATCCCCGCTCCGAGCAGCAAATACATGAAGCTCTCGCGAAGTTAACCACGGGTAAAACGGTAATTGTTATTGCGCATCGTCTGGCGACAATCCGCAATGCAGATCAAATCTTGGTAATCGAAGACGGTCGGATTGTTGAGCGTGGTTGCCACGATGAATTAATGGAAAAAGACGGGCGCTATGCCACGATGTGGCGGACTCAGATGGTTAGGTAG
- a CDS encoding diacylglycerol kinase family protein, with translation MSEHRPPDSANAEDRPLDGPETAPSEGHYRQETRNIRRIAFILNPASAKGRARKTARVARKVLEQRGLEIVDFPSDTAAQARDSARRAAADSTVDAIIVSGGDGILSLVLQEQVGSDKPLGIIPAGSGNDHARHYGIPLNPRKSAGIIADGFVSQTDLGLATFTDLHGEERHRWWSTITCVGFDQMVADKTQEMRWPHGSLRYILSLLIILAKFHPRPVRLSLDGVVWGENHLTLCAVANGKCYGGGVVVAPQASSYDGVFLIATLSSMPRRKVLRPLLAAKRGKFAGAPGVTFHEARQVSLEMEGLAPIADGERLGYGTVNLECVPRAGWFILPRPEGNWA, from the coding sequence ATGTCAGAACACCGGCCTCCAGACAGCGCTAACGCGGAAGACCGGCCTCTGGACGGTCCCGAAACCGCGCCCTCGGAGGGGCACTATCGGCAAGAAACTCGTAACATCCGCCGTATCGCCTTCATCTTGAACCCGGCCTCCGCCAAAGGCCGCGCCCGCAAAACTGCTCGGGTAGCCCGGAAAGTACTGGAGCAACGCGGTCTGGAGATTGTTGATTTTCCAAGTGATACTGCGGCACAAGCCCGGGACTCGGCTCGCCGGGCTGCGGCTGATTCCACGGTGGACGCCATCATCGTTTCCGGTGGAGACGGGATTCTTTCGCTGGTCCTGCAGGAACAGGTTGGTTCGGACAAGCCTTTGGGAATTATTCCGGCAGGTTCGGGCAACGATCACGCCCGACACTATGGGATTCCGCTGAATCCGCGTAAATCCGCGGGCATCATCGCGGATGGTTTCGTTAGTCAAACCGACCTGGGACTCGCGACTTTTACCGATTTGCACGGCGAAGAGCGTCACCGTTGGTGGTCCACCATAACCTGCGTAGGCTTTGACCAAATGGTGGCGGACAAGACCCAGGAAATGCGCTGGCCGCACGGGTCCCTGCGCTACATCTTGTCCTTGTTAATTATTCTGGCGAAGTTCCATCCCCGCCCGGTTCGTCTCAGTCTCGACGGGGTGGTTTGGGGCGAGAATCACCTGACGTTATGCGCCGTAGCCAATGGAAAATGCTACGGCGGCGGCGTGGTAGTGGCTCCGCAAGCCTCCAGCTACGACGGGGTTTTCTTGATTGCAACATTGAGCTCAATGCCCCGCCGGAAGGTGCTTCGCCCCTTGTTGGCTGCCAAGAGGGGGAAATTCGCCGGTGCCCCCGGGGTGACTTTTCACGAGGCCCGCCAAGTCAGCTTAGAGATGGAAGGGTTGGCTCCCATTGCCGATGGGGAACGCTTGGGGTACGGGACGGTCAACTTGGAATGCGTGCCTAGAGCCGGATGGTTTATTTTGCCGCGGCCCGAAGGGAATTGGGCTTAG
- a CDS encoding ECF transporter S component: protein MTEIIEETTATVHTSSRTGLANSVLGTRNLMTVAALAVVGLIILLPLNYIAPLLATSPRGVLIGCSIMGFWVIPYLLPSTIVRRPGATMLASLIIGVICIFVTPTGPMAIIGNLIGGLYIEVPLAVMLYRQWKTWAFLISAAVFGLLNGLLYLTFLKETVGIPFGTAYVVTSVVSALLGGLVTVGITRLLNKAGVGVANRA, encoded by the coding sequence ATGACTGAAATTATTGAGGAAACAACAGCAACGGTACACACTTCATCCAGAACAGGATTGGCAAACTCCGTACTCGGAACACGGAATTTGATGACCGTAGCTGCATTGGCAGTGGTTGGGCTAATTATTTTGCTTCCACTGAACTACATTGCACCACTGCTTGCTACTTCCCCGCGGGGCGTTTTGATTGGCTGTTCCATCATGGGGTTTTGGGTTATCCCCTATCTGTTACCTTCGACGATTGTTCGCCGTCCTGGTGCCACCATGCTAGCCTCCCTCATTATCGGCGTAATTTGTATCTTCGTCACGCCTACCGGTCCCATGGCTATAATCGGAAATCTGATAGGGGGACTGTACATCGAAGTTCCACTCGCAGTAATGCTTTACCGCCAGTGGAAGACCTGGGCATTCTTGATTTCTGCAGCGGTTTTTGGTCTGTTGAATGGACTCCTCTACTTGACTTTTCTCAAGGAAACTGTAGGGATACCGTTTGGCACGGCATATGTGGTTACTTCTGTCGTTTCAGCCCTGCTGGGCGGGCTGGTAACTGTAGGCATTACTCGCCTGTTGAACAAGGCAGGCGTGGGTGTGGCTAACCGTGCTTAA
- a CDS encoding ATP-binding cassette domain-containing protein, with protein sequence MLNQTCNQVKESLKVRGLSVHYYGQDKWVLSDVDLSYLEGQVCAVIGPSGCGKTTLVRTVCGLIPHCLPSEYSGCVELCGTQIADASVEFIARQVAYVGQNPDAAVITRSVHDDIAFALQNLCLDPDTIESRVAHAAAQVGLGEKLHDSPWTLSGGQRQRLAIAVVLAMRPKLLVLDEPTSTIDSLGRRDFYDLIEQLVHQGIGVIVIDHDLDPLLPICDSVLALNEKGEIIAAGTPREVFLNHTQELARCGIWLPRAIRSGYKETLTCSEAGIELPQLNEFCGNQVKYWMRDDSGWHETGEPVSARPEALLKLNDFSVPRRCPSISAEFAAGDFVAVIGQNGAGKSSMLSALAGLLRFEGNASVTGVPLKKGSHQVGYVFQNPEHQMVAATVRKELSVGKVTDSQINDLLNRFHLKAVSEQHPLTLSGGQQRRLSVATMVAEQRKVIVLDEPTYGQDWANTCELMEFIQQLCSAGHLVIMATHDLELAQKYCSHIIALPFSPQVEAPAATPQRKTRGLFDSFNPLTLFIALAPLMVTIFVLKNPVVNFSLLSVSSLAMLLAGANRTRTWGSILGSWLVAVFMIWMFSHNDLLSMASRLNDVGTNYAAGSGIGALIALVLLSGIYSDPTKMLVCLNQTFKVPYRITSAGIASVSFIIRFQNDFKVLRTAKALRGVGQRYGIFAPVARWAGSLVPLAILAVQHGERVALSMDSRGFGAFPKRTELISAPWRGRDWVLVAAIWIVTTILCLFF encoded by the coding sequence GTGCTTAATCAGACATGCAATCAGGTCAAAGAGAGCCTGAAAGTTCGGGGGCTTAGTGTCCACTATTATGGTCAAGACAAGTGGGTTCTGTCTGATGTCGACCTGAGCTACCTGGAGGGACAAGTTTGTGCTGTCATTGGTCCCTCGGGCTGCGGTAAAACCACTTTGGTCAGAACCGTCTGTGGATTGATACCGCATTGTTTACCGAGTGAGTATTCAGGCTGTGTTGAGTTGTGTGGAACACAAATCGCCGATGCCAGTGTAGAGTTTATCGCCCGACAGGTTGCCTATGTGGGGCAGAATCCCGATGCTGCCGTAATCACGCGTAGCGTGCATGATGACATCGCGTTTGCACTACAAAATCTCTGTCTGGATCCCGATACGATTGAATCGCGGGTGGCACATGCTGCTGCGCAGGTCGGCTTGGGCGAAAAGCTACATGATAGTCCTTGGACCTTGTCTGGTGGACAACGTCAGCGTCTGGCAATAGCTGTGGTGCTGGCAATGCGCCCGAAGTTGCTGGTTCTGGATGAACCCACCTCAACGATTGACAGCCTAGGACGTAGAGACTTCTATGACCTAATTGAACAGCTGGTTCACCAGGGCATCGGCGTCATCGTGATTGACCATGATTTAGATCCGTTGCTGCCAATCTGTGACTCCGTGCTTGCGTTGAACGAAAAAGGTGAAATCATCGCGGCGGGGACACCTCGAGAAGTGTTCTTAAACCACACTCAGGAATTAGCGCGTTGCGGAATCTGGTTGCCGCGAGCGATCCGTTCGGGGTACAAGGAAACGCTAACTTGCTCCGAAGCCGGCATTGAATTGCCTCAGCTAAACGAGTTTTGTGGCAATCAAGTTAAATACTGGATGAGGGACGACTCGGGATGGCACGAGACCGGAGAGCCGGTATCCGCGCGACCGGAGGCACTGCTGAAGCTAAATGACTTTTCGGTACCGCGACGCTGTCCAAGTATCAGCGCAGAGTTCGCTGCTGGCGATTTCGTCGCAGTAATCGGACAAAACGGTGCCGGAAAATCATCAATGCTCTCCGCCCTTGCCGGTCTGCTGCGTTTCGAGGGCAATGCTTCGGTTACAGGCGTCCCCCTAAAAAAGGGCAGTCACCAGGTAGGTTATGTGTTTCAGAATCCTGAACACCAGATGGTGGCAGCCACCGTACGCAAAGAACTGAGCGTCGGAAAGGTAACGGATTCCCAAATCAACGACCTTTTGAATCGTTTCCATCTGAAAGCGGTCAGCGAGCAGCATCCGCTAACGCTTTCTGGTGGTCAACAGCGCCGGCTTTCCGTCGCTACGATGGTGGCGGAGCAACGCAAAGTAATCGTTCTCGATGAGCCGACTTACGGACAAGACTGGGCAAACACTTGCGAGTTGATGGAGTTCATCCAGCAACTGTGCTCTGCAGGGCACCTAGTCATTATGGCTACGCATGATCTGGAGCTCGCCCAAAAATACTGCTCACACATAATCGCACTGCCATTTTCCCCGCAGGTGGAGGCTCCGGCTGCCACCCCGCAACGCAAAACCCGCGGTCTTTTCGACAGCTTCAATCCCCTGACTTTGTTTATCGCACTTGCACCGCTCATGGTGACGATATTCGTCCTCAAAAATCCGGTGGTTAATTTTTCGCTGCTCTCCGTGTCCAGCCTGGCGATGCTGTTGGCAGGAGCAAACCGGACACGTACCTGGGGAAGCATTCTCGGTTCGTGGCTGGTTGCTGTCTTTATGATTTGGATGTTCTCTCACAACGACCTTCTCTCTATGGCGTCAAGGCTAAACGATGTTGGCACGAACTATGCCGCCGGTAGCGGAATTGGAGCTCTGATAGCTTTAGTTCTGCTTTCGGGCATCTATAGCGACCCGACAAAGATGCTGGTGTGCTTAAACCAGACTTTTAAAGTGCCCTACCGAATCACATCCGCCGGTATCGCGTCGGTGAGTTTCATTATTCGCTTCCAGAACGACTTCAAAGTACTGCGAACCGCAAAAGCTCTGCGTGGAGTCGGGCAGCGCTACGGAATCTTTGCACCAGTAGCACGTTGGGCAGGCTCGCTGGTTCCGTTGGCGATTCTTGCGGTTCAACACGGTGAGAGAGTCGCGTTGTCGATGGATTCTCGGGGCTTCGGCGCTTTCCCTAAACGTACCGAGTTAATTTCCGCCCCTTGGCGAGGACGCGACTGGGTGCTGGTGGCCGCAATCTGGATCGTGACCACCATATTATGTCTATTTTTCTGA